A region from the Ichthyobacterium seriolicida genome encodes:
- a CDS encoding S1C family serine protease, whose amino-acid sequence MKTKITKIFTPFIITISAIVVYHIFFNTKEIFIEDNSHSIPSFTNTSMRYNAGDFVSASKITIDAVVHIHNIAERENNNFYDFLFSGNTRKNYKIGAGSGVIITDNGFLVTNAHVVEGASVLKVTLNNKKTYTASVVGVDVKTDIALLKIDEENLSHINFTDSDKVQVGEWVLAVGNPFNLTSTVTAGIVSAKARDIGQRQYGGISSFIQTDAVINTGNSGGALVNTKGELVGINTSIMSHTGVFEGYSFAIPSNIVRKVVDDLMIYGYSKRAYLGVKTADLTKSNITRLNLDVDTTEGTYVYELVENGASHIAGIKQGDIITYIDSNKIRNNSELVGYLASKKVGDKIEVTVLRGNKERKISVKLLSDQGRDTIAHDKREISEKKIMGTKVRDLNSHERSETGLKYGVKVLEIGSGIFSRIGVDVGDIILEAQGTKINSVEELDKIINVKSNEGITLKVMTKWGVIKYVSFLKM is encoded by the coding sequence ATGAAAACTAAGATTACCAAAATATTTACTCCATTTATAATTACAATTTCAGCAATAGTCGTTTATCATATTTTTTTCAATACTAAAGAAATTTTTATTGAAGATAATAGTCATTCGATTCCTTCATTTACTAATACCTCTATGAGATATAATGCTGGGGATTTTGTATCGGCATCTAAGATAACTATAGATGCAGTAGTACACATACACAATATTGCAGAGAGAGAGAATAACAATTTTTATGATTTTTTATTTTCTGGTAATACTAGAAAAAACTATAAAATTGGAGCGGGATCGGGAGTTATCATAACGGATAATGGATTCTTAGTCACTAACGCCCATGTAGTAGAAGGAGCCAGTGTACTGAAAGTAACTCTAAATAATAAAAAGACTTATACGGCTAGCGTAGTAGGCGTAGATGTCAAGACAGACATAGCCTTGTTAAAGATAGACGAAGAAAATTTATCACATATCAATTTTACAGATTCTGATAAAGTACAAGTTGGGGAATGGGTTTTGGCCGTTGGCAATCCCTTTAATTTAACTTCTACAGTTACAGCTGGTATAGTTAGTGCTAAGGCCAGAGATATAGGTCAGAGACAATACGGCGGAATAAGTTCTTTTATACAGACAGATGCCGTTATAAATACAGGAAATAGTGGAGGAGCTTTAGTAAACACTAAAGGAGAATTGGTTGGAATAAACACTTCCATTATGAGCCATACTGGCGTTTTTGAAGGATATTCTTTTGCTATTCCTTCTAATATTGTAAGAAAAGTAGTAGATGATCTTATGATTTACGGTTATTCTAAACGAGCTTATTTGGGTGTTAAAACCGCAGATTTAACTAAGAGCAATATAACCAGATTAAATCTAGATGTAGATACAACTGAAGGAACATATGTGTATGAATTAGTCGAGAATGGAGCCTCCCATATCGCTGGAATAAAACAAGGCGATATAATAACATATATAGATTCTAACAAAATAAGAAATAATTCAGAATTGGTAGGATATCTAGCAAGTAAAAAAGTGGGAGATAAAATTGAAGTAACTGTTTTAAGAGGAAATAAAGAAAGGAAAATATCAGTCAAACTGTTGAGTGATCAAGGTAGAGATACTATAGCCCATGATAAGAGAGAGATTTCTGAAAAGAAAATAATGGGAACTAAGGTTAGAGATCTCAATTCTCATGAACGAAGTGAAACTGGATTAAAATATGGAGTTAAAGTTCTAGAAATAGGCTCTGGAATATTTTCTAGAATAGGTGTAGATGTAGGAGATATCATCTTAGAGGCTCAAGGGACGAAAATAAATTCTGTAGAAGAATTAGATAAAATAATAAATGTAAAATCTAACGAAGGTATTACTCTTAAGGTAATGACCAAGTGGGGAGTTATAAAATACGTATCGTTTTTAAAAATGTAA
- the era gene encoding GTPase Era: MQKHRSGFVNIIGLPNVGKSTLMNLLIGETLSIVTHKAQTTRHRILGIVNGDDYQVVFSDTPGIINPAYKLQKSMMYFVNTAISDADVLLYMVQMGEKKHLDESIHKKFNSSKTPLLLVINKIDLADQDLLEQEISFWQEKFPHVRIFPISALEKFNISSLMDEIISLLPQHPPYFSKDTLTDKEERFFVNEIIREKILLYYKKEIPYSVEIVTESFLEEEKIIKIRSNIIVERDTQKGIIIGHKGLALKNVGRLSRLKLEVFFQKKIYLELFVKVDKNWRNDDRKLKKYNYNHK; encoded by the coding sequence ATGCAAAAACACAGATCTGGATTTGTAAATATAATTGGACTCCCAAACGTGGGTAAGTCTACACTTATGAATCTATTGATAGGTGAAACCCTATCTATTGTAACTCATAAGGCTCAAACTACCCGTCATCGCATTTTGGGTATTGTAAATGGGGATGATTATCAAGTGGTATTTTCCGATACTCCGGGTATTATAAACCCAGCTTACAAATTACAAAAGTCTATGATGTATTTTGTTAATACGGCCATATCAGATGCAGATGTATTATTGTACATGGTTCAAATGGGAGAAAAGAAACATTTAGATGAATCTATTCATAAAAAATTTAATAGTTCCAAGACTCCTTTGCTATTAGTTATAAATAAAATTGATTTGGCTGATCAAGATTTATTAGAACAAGAGATTTCTTTTTGGCAAGAGAAGTTTCCCCATGTTCGTATATTTCCAATTTCTGCTCTAGAAAAATTTAATATTTCATCTCTTATGGATGAGATAATATCTCTATTACCACAACATCCTCCTTATTTTTCCAAGGACACTCTTACAGATAAAGAAGAGCGATTTTTTGTCAATGAAATAATAAGAGAGAAGATATTACTTTATTACAAAAAGGAAATCCCATATTCGGTAGAAATAGTCACTGAGAGTTTTTTAGAAGAGGAAAAAATAATTAAGATACGATCAAATATCATAGTAGAGAGAGATACCCAAAAGGGTATAATAATAGGTCATAAAGGTTTGGCATTAAAAAACGTAGGCAGATTATCCAGACTTAAGTTAGAAGTCTTTTTTCAGAAAAAGATATATTTAGAACTCTTTGTCAAGGTAGATAAAAACTGGAGAAACGATGATCGTAAACTGAAAAAATACAACTACAACCACAAATAA
- the dnaX gene encoding DNA polymerase III subunit gamma/tau: MSNDFVVSALKYRPKEFSDVVGQKSVTDTLINAIEKKRLAHALLFTGPRGVGKTTCARILAKYINSSEGDNESRDLDFNVFELDAASNNSVDDIRALIEQIHFYPQKGKYKVYIIDEVHMLSQAAFNAFLKTLEEPPSHVIFILATTEKNKVIPTILSRCQIFDFNRISTRDIKEHLSGIASKENISADDDALHLIAQKSDGSLRDSLSIFDRIVNYCDGKITLKSICDNLNILDYNYYFRIVDIFLDGSISNSLLHYNTILNNGFDGHNFIIGLSEHFRNLLVGKDPSTVDLLDVGKSLKKQYVEYAKSVKTADVITSLQLLSECEYKYKTTENKRLLVEITLIKLTSLFSKKSIDKSPRTKESIKASPIESVEKDNSPNRPNEIIAQETKSTDLEKKKIEISRSDKIKSDRADRASAPSGGWSSMSIKYFKERDDLTEEKPPSVDKPFQNDDLKLAWREYSNILHRENKSLSLQILMKEMPTLKNSNEIHFCVPSNSARIEFEEKKEEILKFLSKKLSNHSISLKLEIKPKKEKDNPNKVYKLQEKLDYMINKNPEFKKMKDKLDLELG; encoded by the coding sequence ATGTCTAATGATTTTGTAGTATCAGCCTTAAAATATAGGCCCAAGGAATTCTCTGATGTAGTAGGTCAAAAGTCTGTAACGGATACTTTGATTAATGCTATTGAGAAAAAACGTCTAGCTCATGCCCTCTTGTTTACTGGACCTAGAGGGGTGGGAAAGACCACCTGTGCTAGGATATTAGCAAAGTATATAAATTCTAGTGAAGGTGATAATGAAAGTCGAGATTTAGATTTTAATGTATTTGAATTAGATGCAGCATCTAACAATTCTGTAGATGATATAAGAGCCCTTATAGAGCAGATTCATTTTTATCCTCAAAAGGGAAAGTATAAGGTATACATAATAGATGAGGTGCATATGTTATCTCAAGCGGCTTTCAATGCTTTTTTAAAAACCCTTGAAGAGCCACCTTCTCATGTCATATTTATTTTGGCCACTACAGAAAAAAATAAGGTTATACCGACTATTTTATCTAGATGTCAAATATTTGATTTTAACAGGATATCTACAAGAGATATAAAAGAGCATCTATCAGGTATAGCATCTAAAGAAAACATAAGCGCTGATGATGATGCCTTACATCTAATAGCACAAAAATCAGATGGATCTCTCAGAGATTCTCTATCCATATTTGATAGAATAGTCAATTATTGTGATGGTAAAATCACTCTTAAATCTATTTGTGATAATCTAAATATATTAGATTACAACTATTACTTTAGGATAGTAGACATATTTTTAGACGGAAGTATATCTAATTCACTATTGCATTACAATACTATTTTAAATAATGGATTTGACGGACATAATTTCATAATTGGTTTATCAGAACACTTTCGTAATCTTTTAGTAGGTAAAGACCCTTCTACTGTGGATCTTCTAGATGTTGGAAAGAGTCTTAAAAAGCAATATGTAGAGTATGCAAAATCAGTTAAGACAGCAGATGTAATAACATCTTTACAACTTTTAAGCGAATGCGAATATAAATACAAGACCACCGAAAACAAACGTCTATTAGTAGAGATAACACTAATAAAATTAACCTCTCTTTTCTCTAAAAAAAGCATTGATAAATCTCCTAGGACAAAAGAAAGTATTAAAGCATCTCCTATTGAAAGTGTAGAAAAAGATAACAGCCCAAATAGACCTAATGAAATCATAGCACAAGAGACTAAATCAACAGATTTAGAAAAAAAAAAAATAGAAATCTCTAGGTCTGATAAAATAAAATCAGATCGTGCAGACCGTGCTAGTGCTCCTAGTGGAGGTTGGTCTTCTATGTCCATTAAGTATTTTAAGGAGCGAGATGATCTGACAGAAGAAAAACCACCCTCAGTAGATAAGCCTTTCCAAAATGATGATTTAAAATTAGCTTGGAGAGAATATTCTAATATTCTTCATAGAGAAAACAAATCTCTATCATTACAAATTCTTATGAAAGAGATGCCAACACTTAAAAATTCTAATGAAATACATTTTTGTGTTCCAAGTAACTCTGCTCGTATAGAATTTGAAGAAAAAAAAGAGGAAATACTTAAATTTCTGAGCAAGAAACTCAGCAATCACAGCATAAGCTTAAAGTTAGAAATCAAACCTAAAAAAGAAAAAGATAATCCAAATAAGGTGTATAAATTACAAGAAAAATTAGATTATATGATAAATAAAAATCCTGAATTTAAAAAGATGAAAGACAAATTAGACTTAGAATTAGGATAA